From a single Poecilia reticulata strain Guanapo linkage group LG2, Guppy_female_1.0+MT, whole genome shotgun sequence genomic region:
- the LOC103457262 gene encoding aryl hydrocarbon receptor-like, giving the protein MNANMYAGRKRRKPAQRGVKPVPTEGTKTNPSKRHRDRLNSELDRLASLLPFPEEVISSLDKLSILRLSVSYLRTKSFFSEALKHQPPNGISKNSDGDGGGMTPGAAEGGISEGELLLQALNGFVLVVTSEGNIFFCSHTIQDYLGFHQTDVMHQSVFELIHTEDQQEFKRNLHWALNPPVSLEPPTDPAGEELTSSCPVSYNPDQLPPENSSFLERAFVCRFRCLLDNSSGFLPLSIQGRLKFLHGQSRQSGSSPPQLALFAVATPLQPPAILEIRTKNMIFRTKHKLDFTPMACDAKGKIVLGYTEAELRVRGSGYQFIHAADMLYCAENHIRMIKTGESGLTVFRLLTKDNRWKWVQANARLVYKNGKPDYIIATQRPLAEEEGGEHLRKRSMHLPFTFATGEALLYQTSHPLHGFPDSSHGKARGSKSNKGKVDKSSSDELKPNSLLGALMSQDESVYVCQPDAESRTLYHGSRPAESDSLLSTTNWNIVSSREMGTCNGDSLDPLLSTLDSLSLDGGETCSNSELFSALESLGLNADDLELLLLDERMMQVELDPNHVPTLTDLLTNNEILTYVHDTLQSEMENEVPSSDPDSAPQQPCLIPEVPLDPPTFRQPIVQLSQQMQQHIQAASHPAVVENPAGLSDSLWVDHHLQTTLSGPQLDAEHLNPHLESPWQLQINPENTASSSFLNGSYQNQNMTFPLSLDVSLPDYTLDSCTTLLNGEATLDVHQHQGGMTTAATPAHLGQQKQNPASCLSHGTAHVEQQRRSLNCSVFGPAADRKVENGCLLNVANVGYVRTCLIPGRNGVEAVTGPDEVSNLQDPQKSGFFL; this is encoded by the exons ATGAACGCAAACATGTACGCTGGAAGGAAGCGCAGAAAACCGGCGCAAAGAGG AGTTAAACCCGTTCCCACTGAGGGAACCAAAACCAACCCATCCAAGCGGCACCGCGACCGGCTGAACTCAGAACTGGACCGACTGGCCAGCCTTCTGCCCTTCCCAGAGGAGGTCATCTCCAGCCTGGACAAGCTGTCCATCCTGAGGCTCAGCGTCAGCTACCTGCGCACCAAGAGCTTCTTCTCAG AGGCGTTGAAGCACCAACCTCCCAATGGCATCAGCAAGAACAGCGATGGAGACGGCGGCGGCATGACGCCGGGAGCCGCAGAGGGCGGCATATCAGAGGGCGAGCTTCTGCTTCAG GCTCTGAACGGCTTCGTGTTGGTGGTCACGTCTGAAGGAAACATCTTCTTCTGCTCTCACACCATCCAGGATTACCTCGGCTTCCATCAG ACTGATGTGATGCACCAGAGTGTGTTTGAGCTGATCCACACTGAAGACCAGCAGGAGTTCAAGAGGAACTTGCACTGGGCCCTGAACCCCCCGGTCAGCCTGGAGCCCCCCACTGATCCAGCAG GTGAAGAGCTGACGTCTTCCTGCCCGGTGAGCTACAACCCTGACCAGCTTCCACCGGAAAACTCCTCCTTCCTGGAGCGAGCATTCGTCTGCCGCTTCCGCTGCCTGCTGGATAACTCCTCTGGCTTCCTG CCGCTGAGCATCCAGGGCAGACTGAAGTTCCTCCACGGTCAGAGTCGGCAGAGTGGAAGCAGCCCTCCTCAGCTCGCCCTGTTTGCCGTGGCAACGCCGCTGCAGCCTCCCGCCATCCTGGAGATCCGGACCAAGAACATGATCTTCAGAACCAAACACAAACTCGACTTTACGCCGATGGCCTGCGACGCAAA AGGGAAAATCGTTCTAGGTTACACCGAGGCTGAGCTGAGAGTGCGAGGATCCGGCTACCAGTTCATCCACGCCGCTGACATGCTGTACTGCGCTGAAAACCACATTAGAA TGATAAAGACGGGTGAGAGTGGGCTGACCGTCTTCAGGCTGCTCACCAAAGACAACCGATGGAAGTGGGTCCAGGCCAATGCCMGACTCGTCTACAAGAACGGGAAGCCGGACTACATCATCGCCACCCAGAGGCCTTTGGC ggaggaggaaggaggagaacACTTGAGGAAGCGATCTATGCACCTTCCCTTCACCTTTGCCACCGGAGAGGCTCTCCTGTACCAGACCAGCCACCCGCTGCACGGCTTCCCTGACTCCTCCCACGGCAAAGCCAGAGGCAGCAAGTCCAATAAGGGCAAAGTGGACAAGAGTTCCTCGGATGAACTGAAGCCCAACTCACTGCTGGGGGCGCTGATGAGTCAGGATGAGTCTGTGTATGTCTGCCAGCCGGATGCAGAGTCTCGGACATTGTACCATGGCAGCAGGCCTGCTGAGTCTGATAGTTTGTTGAGCACCACCAACTGGAATATTGTCTCCAGCCGGGAGATGGGGACATGCAACGGAGATAGTTTGGACCCCCTTCTGTCAACGTTGGACTCTCTGTCACTAGACGGAGGGGAAACTTGCTCAAACAGTGAGCTCTTCAGTGCTCTGGAGAGTCTGGGCCTAAATGCTGATGACCTGGAGCTGCTCCTGCTGGATGAGCGGATGATGCAGGTAGAGCTGGATCCCAACCACGTTCCTACTCTGACCGACCTTCTCACCAATAACGAGATCCTCACTTACGTCCATGACACTCTGCAGAGTGAGATGGAGAACGAAGTCCCGTCTTCAGACCCTGACTCCGCCCCCCAGCAGCCATGTTTGATACCTGAAGTCCCTTTGGACCCGCCCACYTTCAGGCAGCCCATCGTCCAGCTGTCGCAGCAGATGCAGCAGCACATCCAGGCTGCCTCACATCCTGCGGTGGTCGAGAATCCAGCTGGTTTATCTGACAGTCTCTGGGTGGACCACCATCTCCAGACCACACTTAGTGGTCCACAGCTGGACGCTGAGCATCTAAACCCACATCTGGAGTCACCATGGCAACTGCAGATAAACCCTGAGAACACAGCCTCATCGAGCTTCCTGAATGGATcttaccagaaccagaacatgacTTTCCCCTTGAGCCTGGACGTTAGCCTCCCAGATTACACCTTAGATTCATGCACCACCCTGCTGAACGGCGAGGCAACGCTGGACGTTCATCAGCATCAGGGTGGGATGACCACAGCGGCCACACCTGCACATCTAGGTCAGCAGAAACAGAACCCAGCTTCCTGTTTGTCCCACGGAACGGCGCATGTGGAGCAGCAGCGGCGCAGCCTGAACTGCAGCGTGTTCGGCCCCGCAGCAGACAGGAAG GTGGAGAACGGCTGCCTACTCAACGTCGCCAACGTAGGCTACGTCCGGACATGTCTAATTCCTGGAAGAAACGGAGTGGAGGCTGTGACAGGCCCTGACGAAGTCTCCAACTTACAGGACCCCCAGAAGTCTGGATTCTTCCTCTGA